Proteins from a single region of Acidovorax sp. NCPPB 3576:
- a CDS encoding efflux RND transporter permease subunit, which produces MNLARLCIRRPVATSLLSLALVLMGLLAWRLLPVAALPQVDYPVIRVSASLPGGSPESMAATVAAPLERALGAIAGVAAISSSSNQGTTEVKLEFVLGRDLDAAARDVQAAINAVRSQLPAGMKGNPTFRKIQSSQRPIVVLALSSPDLAPSALYDAASTILAQKIAQVPGVSDVSVGGASLPAVRVQLDPGALAHQGLSLDEVRSAIVRAGSVQPLGAVEEGARHWPLALDGAPARAADYESLVVRWAENAPVRLSDVARVTDSTENRYSSGFHNERDAVILQVRRQPGANTVATVDAIRAQLPYLRTLVPARARLDIVVERSQGIRATLREAHLTLALSVALVVAVVAAFLGRLRTALIPTVAIPVSLIGTFTVMYLAGFSLNNLSLMALIVAAGLVVDDAIVVLENVERYIERGMTPLRAALRGAGEVGFTLVAMTLALVVVFVSILFMGGVVQRLFREFSITLAAAVVISLVVSLTLTPVLCAYGLRGQRSARQAQARHAWTARVGAASAAMLADLRHGYDRSLGWALRHGGVVLLAFLAVVGVNVWLYQSLPKIMMPRQDTGIVHAFIRGDDGFSFQVMQPKIEAYRRLLLADPAVAHVAGTSGGSGSIANSFFIVSLKPLAERGGEPTQAVVNRLREKAPAVPGGVLSPSIEQDIQIGGVSFGEADTAVILRSGEVRALRTWARKVSLAMGEAPEFTDVQAVSDGGAQQVVVDIDREAAQRLGVDMQAVASVLNNSYAQRQVTTLYDRLNQYRVVMEVDPRFTSQPQSLAQMQVLTPSGSRVPLTAFATWRYGLAEDQVWHDALFASMYIGYSLAPGVTQEQGQRALNAVMARVMLPASVHLAPSGEDAARASAVRSQPWLILGVVLAVYLVLGVLYESLVHPLTILSTVPPAGVGALLALWLTNTPFSLMALLGLFLLIGVVMKNAILMIDFALDAQRREGLTPQQAIRRAAALRLRPILMTNLAGLLGALPLVLGTGEGSELRRPLGLAIMGGLAVSQLLTLYTTPVIYYGLERWRQRWLARGERAHPRFEAP; this is translated from the coding sequence ATGAACCTGGCGCGCCTGTGCATCCGCCGCCCGGTGGCCACCTCGCTGCTGTCGCTGGCGCTGGTGCTGATGGGCCTGCTGGCCTGGCGGCTGCTGCCGGTGGCGGCGCTGCCGCAGGTGGACTACCCCGTCATCCGCGTGAGCGCCAGCCTGCCCGGCGGCAGCCCCGAAAGCATGGCCGCCACCGTGGCCGCCCCGCTGGAGCGCGCCCTCGGTGCGATTGCCGGCGTGGCGGCCATCTCGTCCAGCAGCAACCAGGGCACGACGGAAGTGAAGCTCGAGTTCGTGCTGGGCCGCGACCTGGATGCGGCCGCGCGCGACGTACAGGCGGCGATCAACGCAGTGCGCAGCCAGTTGCCTGCGGGCATGAAGGGCAACCCGACCTTCCGCAAGATCCAGTCGTCCCAGCGTCCCATCGTGGTGCTGGCGCTGTCGTCGCCGGACCTGGCGCCCTCGGCGCTGTACGACGCCGCCTCCACGATCCTGGCGCAGAAGATCGCGCAGGTGCCGGGTGTGTCCGATGTCTCGGTCGGGGGCGCCTCGCTGCCGGCGGTGCGGGTGCAACTCGATCCGGGCGCCCTGGCGCACCAGGGGCTGTCGCTGGACGAGGTGCGGTCGGCCATCGTGCGGGCCGGCTCGGTGCAGCCCCTGGGCGCGGTGGAAGAAGGCGCCCGCCACTGGCCCCTGGCGCTGGATGGCGCACCGGCCCGCGCGGCCGACTACGAGTCGCTCGTGGTGCGCTGGGCCGAGAACGCCCCGGTGCGCCTGTCCGACGTGGCGCGGGTGACCGACTCCACCGAGAACCGCTACAGCAGCGGCTTCCACAACGAGCGCGATGCCGTCATCCTGCAGGTGCGGCGCCAGCCCGGCGCCAATACGGTGGCGACCGTAGACGCGATCCGAGCGCAGTTGCCCTACCTGCGCACGCTGGTGCCTGCGAGAGCGCGGCTGGACATCGTCGTCGAGCGTTCGCAGGGCATCCGGGCCACGCTGCGCGAGGCGCATCTCACGCTCGCTCTGTCGGTGGCGCTGGTGGTGGCCGTGGTGGCGGCCTTTCTCGGGCGGCTGCGTACGGCGCTCATTCCCACCGTGGCGATCCCGGTGTCGCTCATCGGCACGTTCACGGTGATGTACCTGGCGGGCTTTTCGCTCAACAACCTGTCGCTCATGGCCCTCATCGTGGCGGCCGGCCTGGTGGTGGACGACGCGATCGTGGTGCTGGAGAACGTGGAGCGCTACATCGAACGCGGCATGACGCCGTTGCGCGCCGCGCTGCGCGGCGCGGGCGAGGTGGGTTTCACGCTGGTGGCGATGACCCTCGCCCTCGTGGTGGTCTTCGTCTCGATCCTGTTCATGGGCGGCGTGGTGCAGCGGCTGTTCCGCGAGTTCTCCATCACGCTGGCGGCGGCGGTGGTGATCTCGCTGGTGGTGTCCCTGACGCTCACGCCCGTGCTGTGCGCCTATGGCCTGCGCGGGCAGCGCAGCGCACGCCAGGCACAGGCGCGGCATGCCTGGACCGCTCGCGTGGGGGCCGCCAGCGCCGCGATGCTGGCCGACCTGCGCCACGGCTACGACCGCAGCCTGGGCTGGGCGCTGCGCCACGGCGGCGTGGTGCTGCTCGCCTTCCTGGCCGTGGTGGGCGTGAACGTGTGGCTCTACCAGTCGCTGCCCAAGATCATGATGCCGCGTCAGGACACCGGCATCGTCCACGCTTTCATCCGCGGCGACGATGGCTTTTCGTTCCAGGTCATGCAGCCCAAGATCGAGGCCTACCGCCGCCTGCTGCTGGCCGACCCGGCCGTGGCCCACGTGGCCGGCACCAGCGGCGGCAGCGGCAGCATCGCCAACAGCTTCTTCATCGTCAGCCTCAAACCCCTGGCGGAGCGTGGCGGCGAGCCGACGCAGGCCGTGGTCAACCGGCTTCGCGAGAAGGCGCCGGCCGTGCCGGGCGGGGTACTGAGCCCCAGCATCGAGCAGGACATCCAGATCGGCGGCGTGTCGTTCGGCGAGGCCGATACGGCGGTCATCCTGCGCTCGGGCGAGGTCCGGGCGCTGCGCACCTGGGCCCGCAAGGTGTCGCTGGCGATGGGCGAGGCACCGGAGTTCACCGACGTGCAGGCCGTGAGCGACGGCGGCGCGCAACAGGTGGTGGTGGACATCGACCGCGAGGCCGCGCAGCGCCTGGGGGTGGATATGCAAGCCGTGGCGTCCGTGCTGAACAACTCCTACGCCCAGCGCCAGGTGACCACGCTGTACGACCGGCTCAACCAGTACCGCGTGGTGATGGAGGTGGACCCGCGCTTCACGTCGCAGCCGCAATCGCTGGCGCAGATGCAGGTGCTCACGCCGAGCGGATCGCGCGTGCCGCTCACCGCCTTTGCCACGTGGCGCTACGGGCTGGCGGAGGACCAGGTGTGGCACGACGCGCTGTTCGCGTCGATGTACATCGGCTACAGCCTGGCCCCCGGCGTGACGCAGGAGCAGGGACAGCGCGCCCTCAACGCCGTGATGGCGCGCGTCATGCTGCCCGCCTCGGTGCACCTGGCGCCGTCCGGTGAAGACGCGGCACGGGCCAGCGCGGTGCGCTCGCAGCCCTGGCTCATCCTGGGCGTGGTGCTGGCCGTGTACCTGGTGCTGGGCGTGCTGTACGAGAGCCTGGTGCACCCGCTCACGATCCTCTCCACCGTCCCGCCCGCAGGCGTGGGCGCGCTCCTGGCGTTGTGGCTGACCAACACCCCGTTCAGCCTCATGGCGCTGCTGGGGCTGTTCCTGCTCATTGGCGTGGTCATGAAGAACGCCATCCTGATGATCGACTTCGCGCTCGACGCCCAGCGCCGCGAAGGGCTCACGCCGCAGCAGGCGATCCGCCGCGCGGCGGCGCTGCGGCTGCGCCCGATCCTGATGACCAACCTCGCCGGCCTGCTCGGCGCGCTGCCCCTGGTGCTCGGCACAGGCGAAGGCTCCGAGCTGCGGCGGCCGCTGGGCCTGGCCATCATGGGGGGGCTGGCGGTCAGCCAGTTGCTCACGCTGTACACCACCCCCGTCATCTACTACGGACTGGAACGCTGGCGCCAGCGGTGGCTGGCAAGGGGCGAGCGCGCGCACCCGCGCTTTGAAGCGCCATGA
- a CDS encoding LysR family transcriptional regulator, producing the protein MQPLNFRSLDLNLLRVFDEVMTERNLTRAAYKLSLTQPAVSNALRRLREVLGDDLVVRSGQGVQPTPRALTLWPPVRQALAQLQQSLAPGDFDPATASSTFVLAMADATGATLIPPLVEIIEREAPGVSVRVVPLTTRDPRSMLDDESADMAVGYFPAVMADLTARAQTDSVVAFESVRLYDGEYVCVMRHGHPLAQVPMTLDLYCNARHLLVSFSGKPYGFIDEALTALGRERRIVLTVNQFFTAGRVVTTTDLLTVLPRHFVGVASIAGELVWRPLPMPLPTVHVDALWHRRRLHDAAHRWLRGAMVRSALPTARRPPVA; encoded by the coding sequence ATGCAGCCCCTCAATTTCCGCTCGCTCGACCTGAACCTGCTGCGCGTGTTCGATGAGGTGATGACCGAACGCAATCTCACCCGCGCCGCCTACAAGCTGTCGCTCACCCAGCCCGCCGTGAGCAACGCGCTGCGGCGCCTGCGCGAAGTGCTGGGCGACGATCTGGTGGTGCGCAGCGGGCAGGGCGTGCAACCCACGCCGCGGGCCCTCACGCTGTGGCCGCCGGTGCGGCAGGCCTTGGCGCAATTGCAACAGTCGCTGGCGCCGGGCGATTTCGACCCGGCCACCGCCAGCTCCACGTTCGTGCTGGCCATGGCCGACGCCACGGGCGCCACGCTGATCCCGCCGCTGGTGGAGATCATCGAGCGCGAAGCGCCCGGGGTGTCGGTGCGCGTGGTGCCGCTCACCACGCGCGACCCGCGCAGCATGCTGGACGACGAATCCGCCGACATGGCCGTGGGCTACTTCCCCGCGGTGATGGCCGACCTGACCGCCCGCGCCCAGACCGACAGCGTGGTGGCCTTCGAAAGCGTGCGCCTGTACGACGGCGAGTACGTGTGCGTGATGCGCCACGGCCACCCGCTCGCCCAGGTGCCGATGACGCTCGATCTGTACTGCAACGCGCGCCACCTGCTGGTGAGCTTTTCCGGCAAGCCCTACGGCTTCATCGACGAGGCGCTCACCGCGCTGGGCCGCGAGCGGCGCATCGTGCTCACGGTGAACCAGTTCTTCACCGCCGGCCGCGTGGTGACCACCACCGACCTGCTCACCGTGCTGCCGCGCCATTTCGTGGGGGTGGCCAGCATCGCCGGCGAACTGGTGTGGCGCCCGCTGCCCATGCCGCTGCCCACGGTGCACGTCGATGCGCTGTGGCACCGCCGCCGCCTGCACGACGCGGCCCACCGCTGGCTGCGGGGCGCGATGGTGCGCTCGGCCCTGCCCACGGCCCGGCGCCCGCCCGTGGCCTGA